CAACCTGCGGGGCAGCTTCCGGTTCAGAATCCCGGTTCCCTCTGCAGTCAGCGCAAGCGCAAGATACGCGAAGCTGACCCATACTTCCGATAAGGGCGGCGTAGTATCAAATAACCAGTACCTGGCGATCCGGGAAGAGAACGGACATAAATATGTGGATGTGACAACTACACATTTCAGCATCTTTGAACTGGAGTTTACAGCCAGCAAACCGTTCGACGGATATTCCGGAGGCGGCGGTGGAGGCGGAGGAAGCCGGACCACAACCGTTACGGGCAAATGGATTCTGGACGCAACGGGCTGGTGGTATCAGTACGCGGACAAAACCTATCCCGCAAATGGTTGGGCCTACCTAACCTATACGACCAATGAGAACCGGTGGTATCATTTTGATGCAAACGGCTACATGCAGACTGGCTGGTTCACCGATACGAACGGACACCGGTATTACCTGCATGCGGTTTCCGACGGAACCATGGGCCATATGTATACAGGTTGGCATGAGATCGATGGAAAATGGTATTATTTCACCGTTGCAAAGACGGAAACCAATCCGGTCGGGTCTCTTCTGGTCAATGCCGTAACCCCGGACGGGTATCAGGTGGGCGCGGACGGAGCCAGGGTCCAGTAGCAATATGCAATTATGAAATACGGATTATCAGTTGCGGTTTAGCAATTGAGACAGTGGGATCAGAAAGCTCTGTGAATCGGCTGAGGGTGGCCGATCACAGGGCTTTTGTTAGTTTTTAATGTGCTACAGATAAAATAAAATTCGCTATGTCGTTCATATGAGTTTACTTAAAATACCTATTCTGATAAACTATATCCAGGATAAACAAGTGTATAGGATGATTTGTTATAGGGGGGATTACATGAATATAAGTAAATTGACAGCAAGAGATGATAAAAGCTGTTTTTTAGTGGACGTAATTGTGGCAGATTTTTGATTGAATTATTAATCATACCACTTACAATTGAATTGTGCATATTTTCATATAAAGAATATTGGGAAATATATCGATCCATAATTTCTAGAACTATTCGCTTGGTAAAAGATAATTGAATTACACTTAACCGGAAGTTATTTATTGGCAAAATCAAATAGATGATCAATTTATAGATAACAGAAATTATAATTTTAAAATTGAGTCGGATTTTTGTTATACTTGTATATTACTTGCGATGTTTGCAATGATTGTAAGTAGAGCAGAAATTTTTATTTATTAACTTTAACATCTTAATTAAATAATAATGAGTCTAAGAATAATAAATATTTATTTTGGCAGAGAACAGATATGAAAAAGCACCAGATAAGCAAGCGATACGAATAAATATATTGCGCCAGAAGACAAAGTTATTATTGGCCAGGAAGAATTTGAACCTAGAGATGAAGAATTGGAGTTTGCAGGAGCTATATAAGTTAGATATGAAAAATAAGATTACAATATTTTGAGTGATTTTTAGCTGATTTTTATTCGCTACTAATCTTGAGGATTTCCATACGCTGTGGTAGGATTTAAGATAGTTGTCGAAATGACACATCCACAAGAGGGAGCAGAAACGATTGTGAAGTATTTGAGAGAGAAACTATTTATCGCAGCGGCGGCCGCTGTGCTGTTGTCGCCGCTTTTGCTGGCCGGGACGGATGGACGGTTTGCCTTCCACGGCGTGGAGAATAAAAAGGAATTTCCGCAGATCACGGCGGATTCCCTGCTTAGCGGACAGGCCCAGACAGCCTTTGAGGAATATGTGCAGCAAAATTTGCCGGGAAAACCGTTTATGGTGCGCCTGCGCAATGAGATCACGTTTTCCCTGCTGGGGACTGTTTCTAATAATAATTACAGTATGAACCGGGACAGGAACCTGTTTTCCTGGGAGAATGTCAGCTATTATCTGCAGTATTTTGCGCCGGTGTCTGAGGAAGGGGCCGGAGAGCTGGTGGGGAAGCTTGAGCGGCTTGAGGCATTGCTTGAGAAGCAGGGAAAGCAGCTCTATCTGTTTATCACGCCCTGTAAGGTGCGCTATATGGAGGACGAGCTGCCCTGGGTGGACAAGGTGATGGCTCCTGAGCGGCAGGACGGGAACTATGAGCGGCTGACGGCGGCCCTTTTGGGGAGCGGGCTTAAGTATTTTGACAGCATTGCCTATATGGAGGAGCACCGGCAGGAGTTTGACAGCCGGGTTCCGCTGTTTTACAGGACGGGGCTTCACTGGTCCGTCTATGCGGGCAATGTGGTGGGCGCGGCCTTCGGGGATTTCCTGGAGGAAAAGAGCGGGTATAACTTACCGGAGATGGAGGTTGCCGCGAAGCCCTGTGAAGATCCGGTTTACCCGGACGCGGATTCTTTTGAGGTGTTTAACCTGCTGCAGAAGCCATATGATTCCTACTATGAGCCGGTGTTTACCGTGACGGATGAGACTACGGACGCTCCGGGGATGCTGTGCCGGGGCGGCAGTTTTATGGGGCAGAGCCTGGCGGCGCTCACCCGGAACCATTATTTTGGAAAAAATGTGTCCATAGAAAATAAACAGGTTTTCACCGATGAATTTGCCAATACGGTGGGATTTGACAGCTATGACCAGTTGGATCTGAAGGAGTATTTTAAAGATATTGATATTGTGATCCTGGAGGTCAATGAGACGGCGGTCTCGGAGATGAGCTTTGGATTTATTGATTATGTGCTGGAGCATCCGGAGTTATTGGAGGAATAATCATGGTATTTTCATCACCTGTATTTTTATTTTTGTTTCTGCCGTTTACCCTGCTGCTTTATGGAGTGGCGGCGAAGACGGGCAGCATCCGCGTGAAAAATGGCGTGCTGCTGTTTTGTTCGGTGTGTTTTTATGGATACGGCGGGCTTTCCTATCTGGGGCTTTTGTTCCTCTCGGTGCTGGTGAACTGGATCGTGGGTATCATGCTGGAGAGGCAGGAAGACGGCGGACGGCGGAAGCTTGTGTTTATCGCCGGGATCGTCTGGAATGTGGGGATCCTGGTGGTTTTTAAATACTTAAATTTATTGGGGGATTCGGCTGCATGGCTGATAGGTACGGTGACGGGCGGTCAGGTGGAGTCTGTGATTCCCAATATCGTGCTGCCGATCGGGATCTCCTTTTTTACGTTCCAGATCATGTCTTACGTGATCGATGTGTACCGGAAACAGGTGCCCTGCCAGAAAAGCCTGATGGATCTGGCGCTGTATGTGATGCTGTTTCCCCAGTTGATCGCGGGGCCGATCGTGCGATATATCGATGTGGAGCGGGAGATCGGAAACCGAAGCTCCAGGCTTGAGGATGTGTACGAAGGCGTATTCCGGTTCCTGGTGGGATTTATCAAGAAGATCCTGCTGGCTAATGCCATGGGGAAGGCGGCGGATCTGGCGTTTGCCAAGGATCCGGGTGTGGGGATGGTCTATGCCTGGATCGGGATCGTCTGCTACGGGCTTCAGATCTATCTGGATTTCTGGGCCTATTCTGATATGGCGATCGGGTTGGGAAGGATATTCGGATTCCATTTCCGGGAGAATTTTGACAATCCTTATTTATCGAAAAGCGTCAGTGAATTTTGGCGCAGATGGCATATCTCGCTGTCCTCCTGGTTCCGGGATTACGTGTATATCCCGCTGGGAGGGAGCCGGTGCAGCCTGGGGAAAAACTGCCGGAACTATCTGATCGTGTTTGCCCTTACGGGCATCTGGCATGGGGCCAGTTGGAATTTCCTTCTGTGGGGGCTTTATTTTGCGGTGTTTCTGATCCTGGAAAAGATCGGGGTTAAGAAGGCGCTGGAGCGGATTCCGGCAGTTTTACGTCGTATGTATACGCTTTTTGTGGTTGGGATCGGCTGGGTTCTGTTCCGGGCGGATAACCTGGGGCTGGCGGTCGGATATCTGGGGGATATGTTTTCCGGAAAGCTGGTCGGGACCTATGACCGGGAACTGGCGGAGCTGGTCGTGGGAGGTAAATTTATCCTGCTGTTTGTGGTTTCCGTCCTGTTCTGTACGCCGTTTTTTACGAAGGCGCATGAAAAGCTTAAGGAAAAGGGACTGGCTGCTGTTTCGGATACGGTAGTGGCGGTGTTATTCTTCCTGGCGGTCTGCGAGATGATGGCGAGCGGCTACAATCCGTTTATTTATTTCAGGTTTTAGAAGAGGATATGAAAATGGAGACGAATTACATGTATCTTCTGGAGTGCGCCGACGGTAGCCTGTACTGCGGCTGGACCAACCATCTTGAGGAGCGGGTGCGGGCACACAATGAGGGACGGGGCGCCAAATATACAAAAAGCCGGAGGCCGGTGACGCTGGTTTACTATGAGGAGTTTGCCACGAAGCAGGAGGCCATGCAGCGGGAGTGGGCGGTGAAGCAGTTGGACAGGAAGAAGAAGAGGGAGCTGATTGACGGGCAGAGGATAGCGGGCTTATGACCCCGCAGGGAGGTACAGATGGAGAAAGCCAATGTATTGGTCATGGGGAATTCAGGCACGGGAAAGAGCACGCTGATCAATGCGGTGTTCAAATTCGACCGGGCGAAAACGGGGGACGGCCCGGCGGTCACCCGGGAAATGGCGATCTATGAGAATGATCTGGTGCCTTTTCGCGTGATTGACACGAGAGGGCTGGAGTATGGGCTGATCGAACAGATGAAGACCAGGAACGCCATTAAGAAGTGGTCTAAGACCAGCGTGAAGTCGCAGGACAAGAAACGGTATATCCATTTGATATGGTATTGTCTGGATGCGACATCGAAGCGGGTGTTTAAGAAGAATCTGGAGACGCTTAAAAATGTCTCGAAGTTATGGAAGGATATTCCCATCATTGTTGTTCTGACGAAATCTTATTCTCAAACGGAGCGGGTGGATAATGAGGCGATGGTTCGGGCGGCTTTGGACAATTATACGAAAAGCAGTTTGAATGTGAAGGGGATCGTTTCGGTGGTGGCGCGTCCATATCGGATCAATGATGAGGTGATCGTGCCGCCGGTGGGGCTTGAGGATCTGATTGAGATGACCAATCAGGTGATGCCGGAGGCGCTGCGGCTGAATGAGACGGCGGTCTCTGCGCTTCAGATGCGGATCAGGCGGGGGAATGCCAATGCACTGATCGGTGCCGCGACGGTCAGCGCGTCTTTGATCGGTGCGATTCCCATACCGATCGCGGATTCTGCGCTGTTGGTGCCGCTGCAGTCAGGGCTGGTGATCGGGATTGCAAAGATTTATGGAGTGAAGAAGGATGATTCGGGGGTTAAGGATATCGCCGAGATCGTGGTGCAGAGCGGGATGGTGTCGGTGGGCGCAAAGACGCTTTTGTCCGGGTTAAAGGCGATCCCGGGGATCAATATTGCGGCGGATCTGTTGAATGCGGCGGTGGCGGGAGTGATCACGGCTGTGGTGGGGGAGATCGCTGCCACGGTCATGGAGAAGATCGCCAGGGGTGAATTGAGTGCGGAGGATCTGGATTGGGTGAAGAAGTTTGCGGACAGCGAGTTTTCAAGGTTGATCGCCGGGTATCTGGGGGGACTTGGTAAGGAGTTGAATGGGAAGGACGCGAAGGAGATTGGGAAGGTGATTGTTCGGTTGTTTGAGGGGAAGAGGAAAGGGTGAGGTGATGCGAGAGGTCAACGCTACGCTGGACCGCGGGGAGGGGGGCCGGGCGGGGAAAGTTTGATGGGGTACTGGCGGGAGTTCGCGGTGCGCGCCACCTCCATTCCGCTTCGCTCCATGCCCTCTGTGCGCTTTCACACTAGGCTCGGAAGACCTCGCCAAGTGTTCAATGCGTCGGTCGCGCGGGCTTCGCCCTATGAAAAGCCAGGTAAATAAATTACCGGAGATGAGCAAGCTCCCCTCCGGTAATTTATCTACCCGTCTTTTCGCACCGCTAAGCTACATACGCGTACATCATAACATAATGGCACAAACTGCCGCCCATGACGAACAAATGAAATATCTCATGTGAGCCAAAGTTTTTATGCATTTTATT
This portion of the Clostridium sp. AN503 genome encodes:
- a CDS encoding GIY-YIG nuclease family protein, with translation METNYMYLLECADGSLYCGWTNHLEERVRAHNEGRGAKYTKSRRPVTLVYYEEFATKQEAMQREWAVKQLDRKKKRELIDGQRIAGL
- a CDS encoding MBOAT family O-acyltransferase, with protein sequence MVFSSPVFLFLFLPFTLLLYGVAAKTGSIRVKNGVLLFCSVCFYGYGGLSYLGLLFLSVLVNWIVGIMLERQEDGGRRKLVFIAGIVWNVGILVVFKYLNLLGDSAAWLIGTVTGGQVESVIPNIVLPIGISFFTFQIMSYVIDVYRKQVPCQKSLMDLALYVMLFPQLIAGPIVRYIDVEREIGNRSSRLEDVYEGVFRFLVGFIKKILLANAMGKAADLAFAKDPGVGMVYAWIGIVCYGLQIYLDFWAYSDMAIGLGRIFGFHFRENFDNPYLSKSVSEFWRRWHISLSSWFRDYVYIPLGGSRCSLGKNCRNYLIVFALTGIWHGASWNFLLWGLYFAVFLILEKIGVKKALERIPAVLRRMYTLFVVGIGWVLFRADNLGLAVGYLGDMFSGKLVGTYDRELAELVVGGKFILLFVVSVLFCTPFFTKAHEKLKEKGLAAVSDTVVAVLFFLAVCEMMASGYNPFIYFRF
- a CDS encoding GTPase, with product MEKANVLVMGNSGTGKSTLINAVFKFDRAKTGDGPAVTREMAIYENDLVPFRVIDTRGLEYGLIEQMKTRNAIKKWSKTSVKSQDKKRYIHLIWYCLDATSKRVFKKNLETLKNVSKLWKDIPIIVVLTKSYSQTERVDNEAMVRAALDNYTKSSLNVKGIVSVVARPYRINDEVIVPPVGLEDLIEMTNQVMPEALRLNETAVSALQMRIRRGNANALIGAATVSASLIGAIPIPIADSALLVPLQSGLVIGIAKIYGVKKDDSGVKDIAEIVVQSGMVSVGAKTLLSGLKAIPGINIAADLLNAAVAGVITAVVGEIAATVMEKIARGELSAEDLDWVKKFADSEFSRLIAGYLGGLGKELNGKDAKEIGKVIVRLFEGKRKG